In Methanosarcina siciliae T4/M, one genomic interval encodes:
- a CDS encoding RNA-guided pseudouridylation complex pseudouridine synthase subunit Cbf5, whose amino-acid sequence MSSAGKLPAEIERTLVRKSGAWTNPAYGCTPEKRPILEYIEKGVVNIDKPSGPTSHEVAAWVKAILGVNTAGHAGSLDPKVTGLLPTLLGKATKAVPALRLSGKEYVCHLKLHRAMPPKLVRKVCEEFTGPIYQMPPIKSAVKRVIRVRTIYYIEVLEIEGTSVLFRVGCEAGTYIRKLCHDIGLALGCGGHMQALRRTKAGPFTEKTLVTLHELKDAYVFWEEDGDESELRRVIRPMESAVSHLPKIILRDSAVDAVCSGASLAVPGVASLDSGLDKGELAALFTLKGELVALAKAKMTTEEILKASSGLAASPVRVLMEAGTYPRGWTKKEESVRL is encoded by the coding sequence ATGTCATCCGCCGGCAAACTGCCAGCAGAAATTGAAAGAACCCTCGTCCGGAAGTCCGGCGCCTGGACAAATCCGGCCTACGGCTGTACTCCGGAAAAGCGCCCCATCCTTGAATATATCGAAAAAGGGGTGGTGAATATTGACAAGCCCAGCGGGCCAACAAGCCACGAGGTTGCAGCCTGGGTAAAAGCCATCCTTGGCGTTAATACTGCAGGGCATGCAGGCTCTCTTGACCCGAAGGTTACGGGGCTTTTGCCTACCCTGCTCGGGAAAGCCACAAAAGCCGTACCTGCCCTGCGCCTATCCGGAAAAGAGTATGTCTGTCACCTGAAGCTTCACAGGGCCATGCCTCCGAAGCTGGTCCGCAAGGTCTGCGAGGAATTTACAGGGCCTATTTACCAGATGCCTCCGATCAAGTCTGCTGTTAAAAGGGTCATAAGGGTAAGGACAATCTATTATATCGAGGTGCTTGAAATCGAGGGTACGTCCGTACTCTTCCGAGTTGGATGTGAGGCAGGGACCTATATAAGGAAACTCTGCCACGATATCGGGCTTGCTCTGGGCTGTGGTGGGCACATGCAGGCCCTACGCAGGACCAAAGCAGGACCTTTTACGGAAAAAACCCTTGTCACCCTCCATGAACTGAAAGATGCCTATGTTTTCTGGGAGGAAGATGGGGATGAATCCGAACTGAGAAGGGTTATCCGGCCAATGGAATCTGCCGTATCCCACCTCCCAAAAATTATCCTTCGGGACAGTGCAGTGGATGCGGTCTGTTCAGGCGCTTCCCTGGCAGTTCCTGGCGTTGCGAGCCTGGACTCCGGTCTGGATAAAGGAGAGCTTGCAGCGCTCTTCACCTTAAAAGGAGAACTTGTTGCGCTTGCAAAGGCTAAAATGACTACGGAAGAGATCCTCAAAGCGTCTTCAGGGCTTGCAGCTTCTCCTGTTCGCGTACTAATGGAGGCTGGAACTTACCCGAGGGGCTGGACTAAAAAAGAGGAGAGTGTCCGGCTCTAA
- a CDS encoding ATP-binding cassette domain-containing protein, translating to MKLILNDIVKSFDKKEVLRGANFAFERGEIYGLLGRNGSGKTTLFNCINEDLRIDGGSILLEENGVKREVCPDDIGYVLSTPVVPEFLTGREFLKFFLDINVKNIQDIKPIDEYFDFVKIGREDRDRLLKDYSHGMKNKMQMLVSFIANPGILLLDEPLTSFDVVVADEMKTLLRQIKKDHIIIFSTHIMELALDLCDEIVILSGGVLEKMERDGLSNEAFKDRIIQALRRDESD from the coding sequence ATGAAACTGATCCTGAACGATATCGTAAAAAGCTTTGACAAAAAAGAGGTTTTGCGGGGTGCGAACTTTGCCTTTGAAAGGGGGGAAATTTACGGCCTCCTCGGAAGAAACGGCTCAGGCAAAACTACGCTGTTTAACTGTATCAATGAAGATTTGAGGATTGACGGCGGCTCAATTCTCCTTGAAGAAAACGGAGTGAAGAGAGAAGTTTGTCCTGACGATATCGGATATGTTCTGTCGACGCCGGTCGTTCCGGAGTTTTTAACAGGTAGGGAATTTTTAAAGTTCTTTCTTGACATCAACGTGAAAAATATTCAGGACATTAAGCCCATTGATGAATATTTCGATTTTGTAAAGATCGGACGCGAGGATCGCGACAGGCTTTTGAAAGATTATTCCCATGGCATGAAGAACAAGATGCAAATGCTTGTAAGCTTCATCGCAAATCCCGGAATTCTGCTTCTAGACGAACCGCTGACCTCATTTGACGTTGTGGTCGCCGACGAAATGAAGACGCTGCTGCGCCAAATCAAAAAAGACCACATTATTATTTTTTCCACTCACATCATGGAGCTTGCGCTGGATTTATGCGACGAGATCGTGATCCTGAGCGGGGGAGTTCTGGAAAAAATGGAAAGGGATGGCCTCAGTAACGAGGCCTTTAAGGATAGGATTATTCAGGCCCTCAGAAGGGATGAAAGTGATTGA
- a CDS encoding 30S ribosomal protein S13, translated as MLYALQWRKYMVEENNNEELRHLVRIMNTDLQGAKPVQYALTGLPGVGRRTAKLIAKGAGVDPSAILGYLPEEEVAKLDTAIGKFEDIVPTWMLNRQKDLITGQDKHLLGTDILLTFREDINNLKKVRAYRGLRHERGLKVRGQRTKSTGRRGSTVGVSRKK; from the coding sequence ATGCTGTATGCACTCCAATGGAGGAAGTATATGGTAGAAGAAAACAACAACGAAGAACTAAGGCATCTTGTTCGGATTATGAATACCGACCTGCAGGGGGCAAAGCCCGTACAGTATGCTCTTACAGGTCTTCCCGGAGTTGGGAGACGCACAGCAAAGCTTATTGCAAAGGGCGCAGGGGTTGACCCATCTGCTATACTTGGATACCTTCCGGAAGAGGAGGTCGCCAAACTCGACACTGCAATCGGAAAATTTGAAGATATTGTCCCTACCTGGATGCTTAACAGGCAGAAAGACCTTATCACCGGCCAGGACAAGCACCTGCTCGGAACGGATATCTTACTGACTTTCAGGGAAGACATTAACAACCTGAAGAAGGTCCGTGCCTACAGAGGACTCAGGCACGAAAGAGGCCTCAAGGTCAGAGGACAGAGGACAAAATCCACAGGCCGCCGCGGATCAACTGTCGGTGTGAGCAGGAAGAAGTAA
- a CDS encoding 30S ribosomal protein S4 yields MAYPGKKSKTYETPKHPWQEARMAAEVQLVKAYGLRNKKEVWKAASMLRMYRSEARKLLAHVANVQEGELEGHYRTQSEEILSKLIRYGIIKSDADIDDILSLKTENILERRLQTQVLRLGLARTVIQSRQFITHGHIAINGRKATIPGMLVSKEDEMHIGYYGNSPLKNESHPERPVQVASFLADSGTTLKAAAEAKQAREKPPERGGGRKKRGGRR; encoded by the coding sequence ATGGCATATCCAGGTAAGAAAAGTAAAACTTATGAGACTCCCAAACATCCCTGGCAGGAAGCCAGGATGGCTGCTGAAGTTCAGCTCGTAAAGGCATACGGCCTCAGGAACAAAAAGGAAGTTTGGAAAGCAGCCAGTATGCTCAGGATGTACAGATCCGAAGCCAGGAAACTTCTTGCGCACGTCGCTAATGTGCAGGAAGGGGAACTTGAAGGCCACTACAGGACCCAGTCAGAAGAAATTCTTTCCAAGCTAATTCGCTACGGCATTATAAAATCCGATGCCGACATTGATGATATTCTCTCTTTAAAGACTGAAAATATTCTTGAAAGGAGGCTTCAGACCCAGGTTCTCCGCCTCGGGCTTGCCAGGACAGTTATCCAGTCACGCCAGTTTATTACTCACGGCCACATTGCAATCAACGGAAGAAAGGCTACAATTCCGGGAATGCTGGTCTCAAAAGAGGACGAGATGCACATCGGGTACTATGGGAACTCCCCTCTTAAAAATGAATCCCACCCTGAAAGACCTGTTCAGGTTGCATCCTTCCTTGCAGACAGCGGAACAACCCTTAAGGCTGCTGCCGAGGCAAAGCAGGCAAGAGAAAAACCTCCTGAGAGAGGCGGCGGAAGGAAGAAGAGAGGAGGGAGGAGATAA
- a CDS encoding 30S ribosomal protein S11 — MADMKWAVAHIKSSFNNTIITVTDITGAETIAKSSGGMVVKAARDESSPYTAMQMAGQLADQLRDKGINGIHIRVRAPGGNKQRSPGPGAQAAIRAFARAGIRIGRIEDVTPVPHDGTRPKGGRRV, encoded by the coding sequence ATGGCAGATATGAAATGGGCTGTAGCTCACATCAAGTCCTCATTTAATAACACAATAATCACGGTAACCGATATAACCGGGGCTGAAACCATTGCAAAGTCCTCCGGTGGTATGGTTGTAAAGGCTGCAAGGGATGAAAGCTCTCCGTACACTGCCATGCAGATGGCGGGCCAGCTTGCTGACCAGCTCAGGGACAAGGGTATTAATGGTATCCACATTCGTGTAAGAGCTCCCGGAGGAAACAAGCAGAGAAGCCCCGGACCCGGTGCACAGGCTGCAATCAGGGCTTTTGCAAGAGCAGGAATTCGCATTGGCAGGATCGAGGATGTCACTCCTGTCCCGCATGACGGCACTCGTCCGAAAGGCGGAAGGCGTGTATAA
- a CDS encoding DNA-directed RNA polymerase subunit D: MTMEVDILELSDRSAKFVLSKVSTAFANGIRRAMVADVPTLAIEYVNLYDNTSVLYDEQLALRLSLIPLVTDIETYVPQAECDVCGGEGCPACEVSLTLSAEGPVTVYSRDLISSDPKIQPADPNVPIVELKKGQKLVLEAVAHMGYGKDSVKWQAGVACGYKNMPVITIENCDACGHCAAECPQGIISVGEAGAKIAEEDVMKCSICRLCEQVCDINAIKVDFYENSFVFTMESDGSYTAKDLALNAANVVKDKAGELLAILDQL; the protein is encoded by the coding sequence ATGACGATGGAAGTAGACATTCTGGAGTTATCGGACAGATCTGCAAAGTTTGTGCTGTCAAAGGTAAGCACGGCTTTTGCCAACGGCATCCGGCGTGCTATGGTCGCCGATGTACCCACTCTTGCAATCGAATATGTAAACCTTTACGACAACACCTCCGTACTCTATGATGAACAGCTGGCTCTCCGTCTTTCCTTAATCCCGCTTGTAACGGATATAGAGACGTATGTGCCTCAGGCTGAGTGCGATGTCTGCGGAGGCGAAGGCTGCCCTGCCTGCGAGGTCTCCCTGACCCTCAGTGCAGAAGGTCCCGTAACCGTTTATTCTCGGGACCTTATCTCTTCTGACCCCAAGATCCAGCCGGCAGATCCGAATGTTCCGATTGTTGAGCTAAAAAAAGGGCAGAAGCTTGTACTCGAGGCTGTCGCCCACATGGGCTACGGTAAAGACAGTGTTAAGTGGCAGGCCGGTGTTGCATGCGGCTACAAAAACATGCCTGTAATTACCATTGAAAACTGCGATGCCTGCGGACACTGTGCAGCAGAATGTCCGCAGGGGATTATCAGTGTTGGAGAGGCCGGAGCTAAGATTGCCGAGGAAGACGTCATGAAGTGTTCCATCTGCAGGCTCTGTGAGCAGGTATGTGACATTAACGCGATCAAAGTGGACTTCTACGAAAACTCTTTTGTTTTTACCATGGAGTCTGATGGTTCATATACTGCTAAAGACCTTGCCCTCAACGCCGCAAATGTGGTAAAGGACAAAGCCGGAGAGCTGCTGGCAATTCTGGACCAGCTCTGA
- a CDS encoding cation diffusion facilitator family transporter has product MGDREKNVGFAASLNILFTIIEVIGGLLTNSLALLADAMHDFADSSALIVAWFAEKKAKKPATSKMTFGYRRLSLLSAAFATIVLIVGSLFILSQAIPRLFNPEPVNAEGMFLIAIIGVTINGLGYFRLKKGISQNEKILSWHLLEDILGWIVLLIGSVIIGFWNQPIIDPIMTIGFTIFVLWGVFKNAKETFNLLLEGVPEYIDIDEVKGSILSVEGVKSAHDIHIWSLEGETDILTAHIVVEDKYLTRPDKMRQSIKSKLEKHQIEHSTLELESEGFCSGTECIFELKK; this is encoded by the coding sequence ATGGGGGATAGGGAAAAAAATGTGGGATTTGCCGCATCCCTGAACATACTCTTCACAATTATAGAAGTGATTGGAGGACTCTTAACTAATAGCCTGGCACTGCTGGCTGATGCGATGCATGATTTTGCTGACAGTTCGGCATTAATTGTTGCGTGGTTTGCAGAAAAAAAGGCAAAAAAACCTGCAACTAGTAAAATGACTTTCGGGTATAGGAGGTTATCCCTCTTATCTGCAGCGTTTGCTACCATTGTACTTATAGTCGGATCTTTATTTATACTGTCCCAGGCAATTCCGCGTCTGTTCAATCCGGAACCCGTAAATGCCGAAGGAATGTTTTTAATTGCGATCATCGGGGTCACTATAAACGGGCTGGGATATTTCAGATTGAAGAAAGGGATTAGCCAGAACGAGAAAATATTATCATGGCATCTTCTGGAAGATATTCTGGGATGGATAGTCCTGCTCATCGGGTCGGTAATCATAGGCTTCTGGAACCAACCTATCATTGATCCTATAATGACGATAGGGTTCACTATTTTTGTATTATGGGGGGTTTTTAAAAATGCAAAGGAAACATTTAACCTTCTTCTGGAAGGGGTCCCGGAGTATATCGACATCGATGAGGTTAAAGGATCCATATTATCGGTCGAAGGGGTGAAATCAGCTCATGATATCCATATATGGTCTCTGGAAGGAGAAACGGATATTTTAACAGCTCATATCGTTGTGGAAGACAAATACCTGACAAGACCGGATAAAATGAGACAGTCTATCAAAAGTAAATTAGAGAAACATCAAATAGAACATTCAACGCTAGAACTTGAAAGTGAAGGATTTTGTTCCGGAACAGAATGTATTTTTGAATTGAAAAAATAA
- a CDS encoding ABC transporter permease → MRNSTYLKMGLNMLLHSKLRSWLTIIGIVIGIGSVVGILSLGEAMEEQVQSRLAEMDLTLITISPGYTRASSNMPGPPGMGGTSTDVELTDDDITALQGLDGIEYIAGQISGSEPVVYAGENATMTITGVDPQVWQYMTTLETQSGRLLEPSDKYVAVIGSGVASDTYDQEVGVNQVIAINGKSVRVVGILTEEGWGDRSIYMPIDAAVNIIDDAEDDVFDTITVKAKSEDLVDGLMEDIEDKLMISRHIIQEDDRDFSVSASKSMAESVTEMTSSMTLFLGAIAAVSLLVGAVGIANTMFTSVLEKTKEIGTMKAIGAKNRDILMIFLFNSAMVGFVGGILGVTLGAFVSSGLQAMMGQMTSGSGVSLHLIVEGLVLAVTIGIVSGVVPAYRASKLKPVDALRYE, encoded by the coding sequence ATGAGAAATTCAACCTACCTGAAAATGGGTCTTAACATGCTCCTGCACAGTAAACTCAGGAGCTGGCTGACCATTATCGGGATAGTTATCGGGATCGGGTCTGTTGTTGGAATCCTTTCTCTGGGAGAGGCGATGGAAGAACAGGTGCAGAGCAGACTTGCCGAAATGGACCTGACCCTAATTACCATTTCCCCAGGATATACCAGAGCATCTTCAAACATGCCAGGCCCCCCAGGAATGGGAGGCACATCAACTGATGTCGAATTAACCGATGATGATATCACGGCGCTTCAAGGTCTGGACGGAATCGAATATATAGCCGGGCAGATTTCCGGCAGCGAACCGGTGGTTTATGCAGGGGAAAATGCTACTATGACAATCACAGGAGTGGATCCCCAGGTCTGGCAGTATATGACCACGCTGGAAACACAATCAGGAAGGTTGCTTGAACCGTCTGACAAATATGTAGCAGTCATAGGAAGCGGTGTTGCCAGTGATACTTATGATCAGGAAGTTGGAGTCAATCAGGTAATAGCAATCAACGGGAAATCGGTGCGAGTTGTCGGTATCCTTACGGAAGAGGGGTGGGGTGACAGAAGCATTTACATGCCAATCGATGCGGCAGTAAACATAATTGACGATGCGGAAGACGATGTCTTCGATACTATCACGGTAAAAGCCAAGAGTGAAGACCTGGTAGACGGGCTGATGGAAGATATTGAGGACAAGCTCATGATCTCAAGGCATATTATTCAGGAAGATGACCGGGACTTTTCCGTAAGCGCTTCAAAGTCTATGGCTGAGTCCGTTACCGAGATGACGAGTTCGATGACCCTCTTCCTGGGAGCTATTGCAGCCGTTTCCCTCCTTGTAGGAGCCGTGGGGATTGCAAACACCATGTTTACTTCAGTCCTGGAAAAGACAAAGGAGATAGGGACTATGAAAGCCATTGGAGCGAAAAACAGGGATATCCTCATGATTTTCCTTTTCAATTCCGCAATGGTAGGCTTTGTTGGAGGTATCCTGGGAGTTACACTGGGCGCCTTTGTTTCATCCGGGCTTCAGGCAATGATGGGGCAAATGACTTCTGGAAGCGGAGTCAGTCTTCATCTAATAGTTGAAGGCCTGGTCCTTGCAGTCACAATAGGTATTGTCTCAGGGGTGGTGCCTGCGTACAGGGCCTCGAAGTTAAAGCCAGTAGATGCATTGAGGTATGAATAA
- a CDS encoding COG1361 S-layer family protein: MKKFSLLTILLLISAFACLGTGTALGSNGAITSSSLEVSLTNQNPDYARPGEPVELTVSVQNVGTKDAKDITVTVNPEYPFSKISGENLVKTVSYLNARQDDDEGAVLKFKLMTDTNASADTYDIDIVTTYKTGSGSSATTYTTTKTVNIEVRGKEYAQIVTIDKANIDIAKEETLEFIVTNTGTSPLKNMVVSWKDPDGVILPVYSDNTKYIKYLDAGESVTVTYSVMADVNADPGLYTLDITLTLEDYDSNEQTINTTAGVFVGGETDFDVSFSESDEGEISLSVANVGNNIAYSVKVSVPDQENYKVSGSSSTIVGNLEKGDYTITTFDVASTQGALGAEGSTDGPGTAKASTEGGNLTAASVENNPLLVQIEYTDAKGERITVDKEVELEITGGTRTAQMGRPGNSGGITSYLPYIAVIILAGGAFVYRKKIQEKIRERKEKKPGNKKPEVNRITADSKKPEEQKYVHEMSKD; encoded by the coding sequence ATGAAAAAATTTTCTTTATTAACAATTTTACTGCTGATTTCAGCATTTGCATGTCTGGGGACTGGCACAGCATTAGGATCAAACGGGGCCATAACTTCCTCATCCCTGGAGGTAAGCCTTACTAATCAGAACCCGGACTATGCTCGCCCAGGAGAACCAGTCGAACTTACTGTTAGCGTTCAGAATGTGGGAACAAAGGATGCAAAAGATATTACGGTCACCGTTAACCCGGAATATCCTTTCAGCAAAATTTCAGGAGAAAACCTTGTAAAGACGGTTTCGTACCTGAATGCCCGGCAGGACGATGACGAGGGAGCTGTCCTCAAATTCAAACTCATGACAGATACCAACGCATCTGCTGATACATACGATATAGACATTGTAACAACCTATAAAACCGGATCAGGATCCTCGGCAACTACATACACCACTACAAAAACTGTCAATATCGAGGTCAGAGGAAAAGAATATGCTCAGATTGTGACCATAGACAAGGCTAATATCGATATTGCAAAAGAAGAGACTCTCGAGTTCATCGTAACGAACACCGGGACTTCCCCCCTGAAGAATATGGTTGTTTCCTGGAAAGACCCTGACGGAGTGATCCTGCCGGTTTACTCGGACAACACCAAGTACATCAAGTACCTGGATGCAGGGGAGTCCGTAACCGTTACTTATTCGGTAATGGCAGATGTAAACGCAGATCCCGGACTTTATACTCTGGACATAACCCTTACCCTTGAAGACTATGACTCAAATGAACAAACTATCAATACTACAGCAGGGGTTTTCGTAGGCGGTGAAACCGACTTTGACGTTTCCTTCTCAGAGAGCGATGAAGGAGAAATTTCACTTTCGGTTGCAAATGTGGGCAACAACATCGCATATTCAGTGAAAGTCTCGGTTCCGGACCAGGAAAATTACAAGGTATCGGGGAGTTCCTCAACGATTGTAGGGAACCTTGAGAAAGGAGACTATACAATCACTACCTTTGACGTTGCGAGCACACAGGGTGCCTTAGGAGCTGAAGGTAGTACAGATGGACCGGGTACTGCAAAAGCAAGTACTGAAGGAGGAAATTTAACCGCTGCCTCCGTGGAAAACAATCCCCTGTTAGTCCAGATTGAATATACGGATGCAAAAGGAGAGAGAATAACCGTCGATAAGGAAGTAGAACTCGAGATTACCGGTGGAACCAGGACTGCTCAGATGGGAAGACCTGGCAATAGCGGTGGCATCACTTCGTACCTACCCTATATCGCGGTTATAATACTTGCGGGCGGAGCATTCGTGTACCGGAAGAAAATACAGGAAAAGATACGGGAAAGAAAAGAGAAAAAACCCGGGAACAAGAAGCCTGAAGTCAACAGAATAACTGCGGATAGCAAAAAGCCCGAAGAGCAGAAATACGTCCATGAGATGTCAAAAGACTGA
- a CDS encoding ABC transporter ATP-binding protein: protein MTLTNIIDNFKTKLNPSKIMDSLEKTASFYDESENGSEENDSEESGSWEELQNPERSSTTEFFKNSERRRLTRDESEPLIKLTDVWKIYQMGEVEFAALKGIDLEIYEGEFLVVLGPSGSGKSTLMNLLGCLDIPSEGTVYLNSNDISTLEESELARIRGQMIGFIFQSFNLLPTLSTEENVLLPLEFQEEDAHLSRKKAEYLLEIVGLSNKKKNLPSQLSGGQRQRVAIARSLAVNPPIILADEPTGNLDSKTGDYILEFLDGLHEKERKTIIIVTHDLELVKYATRVVYIRDGEIERIETRTKNESGTINESDRN from the coding sequence ATGACACTTACTAACATCATAGATAACTTCAAAACGAAGTTAAATCCCTCAAAAATTATGGATTCGCTCGAAAAAACTGCAAGTTTCTACGACGAATCCGAGAATGGCTCAGAGGAAAATGATTCAGAGGAAAGTGGTTCATGGGAGGAACTGCAAAACCCGGAAAGAAGTTCAACCACCGAGTTTTTCAAAAACTCTGAAAGGAGAAGACTCACCAGGGACGAAAGTGAACCACTTATCAAACTAACTGATGTCTGGAAAATTTACCAGATGGGGGAGGTTGAGTTTGCAGCCTTAAAAGGGATAGATCTGGAGATCTACGAAGGGGAATTTCTTGTAGTACTCGGCCCCAGCGGAAGTGGAAAAAGTACACTTATGAACCTTCTGGGCTGTCTCGACATACCTTCAGAGGGCACTGTTTACCTAAATTCAAATGACATCTCAACACTTGAGGAATCCGAGCTTGCCCGCATCAGGGGGCAGATGATCGGCTTTATTTTCCAGAGTTTTAACCTCCTTCCCACGCTGAGTACGGAAGAGAATGTGCTTTTGCCGCTGGAGTTTCAGGAAGAAGATGCACATTTATCCCGAAAAAAGGCCGAATACCTGCTTGAAATTGTCGGGCTTTCGAACAAGAAAAAAAACCTGCCTTCCCAGCTTTCAGGCGGGCAGAGGCAGAGAGTCGCTATAGCCCGTTCCCTGGCCGTGAATCCACCTATAATCCTGGCAGACGAACCAACAGGGAACCTGGACAGCAAGACCGGGGACTACATCCTGGAATTTCTTGACGGGCTGCACGAAAAGGAAAGAAAAACTATCATTATCGTCACCCACGACCTTGAACTTGTAAAATACGCAACAAGAGTTGTGTACATCAGAGACGGCGAGATCGAAAGAATTGAAACACGCACGAAAAACGAATCAGGTACAATAAATGAATCGGATAGGAATTGA
- a CDS encoding MATE family efflux transporter, whose protein sequence is MKTETKNMEVKSEFLGKESIGKLLFKLSIPVVIGMLVQAIYNVVDTFFVGLAYGTESVQAIGGLSIAFPVQMIIMAFGIVLGTGGSSIISRALGARENKKAERTLGNVFSLSLILSVLIAVPCLLYLEPILRVFGATSGVLPYARDYLNIIILGGIFFVFGVAVQNIVRSEGNARFAMNAMLIGGGLNILLDPVFMFGFGMGVEGAAVATVLSQAVASVFLLLYYLKGNGSVYFRSETLKPDLKIIKEIGAIGTGSFVMESANSLMMIFVYNALADYGGDVAIAVFGITMKINSFIFLPLLGMAFGLQPIVGFNYGAKKYERIVEAVKLALVAATTFGLFGLLIVYLFAEKLLVIFSADPEYLELGKIAARIMFLGTPLIGLNVVTTTLFQALGKARPAFILSVSRQLLFLIPAVILLPRFYALNGVWAAFPVSDLLAFLLSGFMLFRIYRIFKKSITSSKVTRELEVTDKPLHI, encoded by the coding sequence ATGAAGACAGAGACGAAAAACATGGAAGTAAAAAGTGAGTTTCTGGGAAAAGAGAGCATAGGAAAACTCCTGTTCAAACTCTCAATTCCTGTAGTAATAGGAATGCTGGTACAGGCCATCTACAATGTTGTCGACACCTTTTTTGTAGGATTGGCCTATGGAACGGAAAGTGTCCAGGCCATTGGTGGGCTTTCGATAGCTTTTCCGGTCCAGATGATAATAATGGCTTTTGGAATTGTCCTCGGAACAGGTGGCTCCTCCATAATCTCCCGTGCCCTTGGAGCAAGGGAAAACAAAAAAGCTGAGAGAACTCTTGGAAACGTTTTTTCCCTGAGTTTAATTTTAAGCGTGCTTATAGCCGTCCCCTGCCTTCTCTATCTTGAACCGATTCTAAGAGTGTTCGGAGCAACTTCCGGAGTCCTTCCATATGCGAGAGATTATCTTAACATTATAATTTTGGGAGGTATTTTCTTTGTATTCGGAGTGGCTGTTCAGAATATTGTCAGGTCCGAAGGAAATGCCCGCTTTGCAATGAATGCAATGCTTATAGGCGGCGGCCTCAACATCTTACTTGATCCGGTCTTCATGTTTGGTTTCGGGATGGGGGTTGAAGGTGCTGCAGTTGCAACCGTACTGTCTCAGGCCGTAGCTTCAGTCTTTCTCCTGCTGTACTACCTTAAGGGAAATGGGTCTGTTTATTTCAGGTCAGAAACCTTGAAACCGGACCTGAAAATCATAAAGGAAATCGGGGCTATTGGCACCGGGTCCTTTGTAATGGAAAGCGCGAACAGTTTAATGATGATTTTCGTGTATAACGCGCTTGCAGATTACGGAGGGGATGTAGCAATTGCCGTTTTCGGCATAACAATGAAAATTAATTCCTTCATCTTCCTGCCCCTTCTGGGTATGGCCTTTGGCCTGCAACCGATTGTCGGGTTTAACTACGGAGCAAAGAAATATGAGAGAATAGTCGAGGCCGTAAAACTGGCTTTGGTAGCGGCAACGACTTTTGGACTTTTTGGCTTGCTCATCGTTTATCTCTTCGCAGAAAAACTTCTCGTTATTTTCAGTGCAGATCCGGAATATCTGGAGCTTGGGAAAATTGCTGCAAGAATTATGTTCCTGGGAACACCTTTGATAGGTTTGAATGTAGTTACAACCACCCTTTTCCAGGCACTTGGAAAAGCCAGACCGGCATTCATTCTTTCTGTTAGTCGGCAGCTTCTCTTCCTGATTCCTGCAGTTATCCTTCTTCCCCGTTTCTACGCTTTAAACGGGGTCTGGGCAGCTTTTCCGGTTTCAGACCTACTTGCGTTCCTGCTTTCCGGATTTATGCTTTTCAGGATATACAGGATTTTCAAAAAGAGTATAACTTCTTCAAAAGTTACCCGGGAGTTGGAAGTGACAGATAAACCGTTACACATCTGA
- a CDS encoding MarR family winged helix-turn-helix transcriptional regulator, with product MKKGKIMADPREIFGPIVHIYRIHQEYMAKELEIYRIGSGQYDFLMVLYHRDGISQEYLARMLKVSKATSTRAIRNLEKEGYVYREKDENDLRAYKVYLTEKGKEMRCVIFEKLVSFIDALFSDFTPEEKEIFRLLARKAALKFFEPGFEPPSENPY from the coding sequence ATGAAGAAAGGAAAAATTATGGCGGACCCAAGAGAAATATTCGGCCCGATTGTCCACATCTACCGGATCCATCAAGAGTACATGGCAAAAGAACTCGAAATTTACAGGATTGGAAGCGGGCAATATGATTTTTTAATGGTTTTATACCACAGAGACGGCATCTCTCAGGAATACCTTGCAAGAATGTTGAAAGTAAGCAAAGCGACAAGCACAAGGGCAATCCGGAACCTGGAAAAAGAAGGGTATGTGTACAGGGAAAAGGACGAAAATGACCTCCGGGCTTACAAGGTTTACCTGACAGAAAAAGGGAAGGAAATGAGATGTGTAATTTTTGAAAAACTGGTTTCTTTTATTGATGCCCTTTTTTCGGATTTTACACCGGAAGAAAAAGAAATTTTCAGACTACTGGCCCGTAAAGCTGCATTAAAATTCTTCGAACCAGGGTTTGAACCCCCATCTGAAAATCCTTATTGA